DNA from Scheffersomyces stipitis CBS 6054 chromosome 1, whole genome shotgun sequence:
TTGGGGTATGGCTCTGAACAATCTGCAAAGGAGAAATGGGAACTTGCACGGTTTCAGATATGAACTGCACTCTTTCCTTCTCCAGAACTCCGCCGCCATTTGTCAACAAGATGAATGGAACCTTGTGTTCGTTCAAAAGCTCAAGTGTGGGTCCAGCCCCGGGAATTGCCTTTTCTCCCCGGATGAGCACACCGTCAATGTCAAATACAAATGCCAAATTGCTGTTTCCAGTAGTATATTTTCTCATTCTGGACATGAACATCGCATTGGCAGATGCCCATCTGGTGCCGGAACTTGTCCAAAGCGCAAGTCGTCTAGCCCCCAACATCTATAGGGTAATTCTATATGTGTCTATTAGTTTGTAAGCGCAAAATGCTTCAATTGCTAAATCTATATCTATTTCTACAGAGTAACTGGTAAATAAAGTAGTTGAAATTCTGAATCGATCCGGTTATCGCACGGGGTATATCGGACACAAAAATGAAGTGCGACACCTTTCCGCACATCCGTGCCGCAGTACAACCGCTTTTGCAGATGAGCTGATAAGGATTTGTGCAACTAGAAGCAACCAATTGCCAATTGGAAGTATATGGATGCCAATGGCCCCTTGCACTCGTCATTGCAAGATCGCACCACAATGCAGCAGATAGATACTTGAACAGggaatttttcaaacaGATTGTGGAGCTGCTTGCGTCGTGGCAACAGCGAATTGAATCCTTACTTCAATTTCGCCTTAAGGGGCTGCTGCCCCTTAATCATGAATAATATTTAGGTACAGACGGAGATCTTGCATTTTCTTGCCTTATGGGGCTGCCCTTTAAGTGCCAGTTACGGTTAACCGGGAACAGTTCAGATCTTGTATTATTTCGCCTTCAGGGGCAACGAGGAGTTGCCTTGAATGCTCCAATTTCTAGGCAAAACTATGAAGCTTATGTTTTGCCCTAAAAGGAGCTACCCTTCAGACACCAGTCCCTGCCCCTTTGCACTTGCAAGCCGCAAAGTTTTGTTTCAAGCCACCAGTTGATACACCCGGCTAAAACTATACCCAAGCTGTCGCTAATGGAAACACATCCCATAGAAAATTCTCGTTCAGTCTTGGGTATGTCTTCACTAACTGACATGAAAGTGTTTACATACAGAAAGCCGCCTAGGAGCCCTTCGTAGAAAATAAGCCCCATAAGAGGCCAGATGGAACTAAAGGGAGCATCGTAAACAGACTGGTAGAGTGTAATAACGACATTGGCGAACTGAAGCAATGACAACGCATATAGCTGTTTGATTCTTATGCCGAAATTCATCGAGGACCGCAGAATGAAAACTCCTAGTTGATACAAGAATCCGTAGACAACATAAATATCTCTGTAAGTCGAGAACAACCAATGAGGCAAGTCGTCCAAAGGAAACAATAAGGTAGGAGATATTCCCTGGTTGATTACATACTCTGAAACATATACGGAACTCAATGGTAGCATGTACGGAAGTACTAGCGGTGTGATTAGAGTTATAGTTTTAGAAACATGGAGTTTCAAGCTTTCTAGACTGTATGTCTTAGGTTCGTATAATTCGCCGTCGATGCGGTCCAAAGACTCTAACTCTGTTTCCACTGGGTCTATCTGAGTTTCCTCGTCGAATATCGGTTCATACACATTTTCACTTAGTCCAGGTGATGGTAGGAGCAAGTAGAAAGTAGCAAGGAAACCGAGCGGAACCAAAGCAAAGAGCAAGAGTACTAACCATACCTTGATTCCCAAGATGTTTGTCATGAAcatgaacaagaagctgCCAAAAAGACCAGCACCTCCAGTCCCACTAGCAAAGCCTCCTAGCGACATTTCTTCGTTATAATAGTGGgtcaattgcaaaaacgAAACTTCTCCAAACCCCGAGGAAAACGAAGCTAGAACTATTCCAAACACTTTGACGCCGATGGAACTTTCAGGAGTCAAGCTGATTAATAACATTCCCAAAGATGAAAGTGCTACGAGAGACCATATTCTCGAGACATACGATATCGTATGAATAAAGAAGGGAGCAGTGAGCTTGAATATAAAAGCTGGGACAACATCAGCCAATAGTACCACAGCCTTGGGAGTAGCAGCACCAACCAAGTCAATAGCGGCAGATAGGATTACCACGTAAAGGATATTGTTTAGGAGtccaaagagaaagaaggaagTGAAGATTTTTGTGGATTCTGGTACTATTAAGCTCATTATAAAGAATGCTTGGAATTAATAGGCAATTATAACTATGACTGTCAAGCAGTATAGATAGATGTTGTGTAACTTATAAATTGGGAATTGATTCTGGCCAATATGACTTCAATTGAAGTGCCTGAATATCAATTGTGGAGGAAGTTCTAGTTGTAATACATAGAAGCCAAAATGAGTTTTAGTTTCTGGtgaacaatttgaattaCAACGAAGAGTAGTTCAAATTAACAGGTATTTCCGGACGTCAGGCCAAAAGATAGCAATTGTATAATTTCAATCAATTGAATAGTAATTCACAAATGTTATGGAATTGTTGGTGGGTGTGATTTAGCACCTGTATTCAGAATTGGTGATCTTACTATTACCAGAATGCAAGATGTTTCAAAGATGATCTACAGCGACaatctacaattgcaaatataagaatcttgaagaatttgctGATGGACTCTGAATATTCAACTTATGTGGATAACTGAATAGATTAAGAATTACAGTATGAAAAGCTGAATCAGTGATGACGTAATCCCTGAGTATCTGAAGATATACAGAAATTTAGCCTCAGAACAGTGGATTAGCCTAAGAGGAGGAATGATAGACGAGCTTGTCAATTCTGGAGTAAGTTTCCTGAACGCCGCTGAGGTATTATTGTACATTAAACATATATATTCGTATAATCATAAACAACTGAAAGAGATAAAGTTGTACGTCTAGGATGATTTTGCTTCATTCATATACTCAAACTCTTCTGGCAAGCAACTGCTTAGAAATGTGCACAACAACGCAATCGCCGTCGTGAAAGACAATACTCTGAACAACTCAGCACAAACAGGCACTCTTGCTGTTAATCTTGTCACTGCAATAAAACCAACATAGACTGCCAAAAGGGTGAAAATATTTGATAGAAACCGAATCAGCGATACACCATTcagcttgaagaacaaatcaGCTCTATCGTGAAAGGTGTAGTGAAATTCAGTCCAGAAAGGGCCCAATGATACAATGAATAAAATAGCTAATACCCACCTTGAACGCCTTTTCTGTTCAGATGTTGCACGTTCACTACGTTTTGCTAGAATGgtgttcaagaaaacaaccaTGGgatctcttctttgtctgACTGAAGGCTCAGAGAAGTCTTGTGATTCGATCTTCTCGATCTCTGTTTCGGGAAGCTGGTTCATTCTGACGGCGTTATATCAATCTCTATTTCTTTACACTGTCAGCTAATCTTCTATTGTCCTACGAACTGATAACAAATGGTTGTACAGCAATTTCATTAGCTCTTTTGTTTGTTCTTAAGAAAGAAGGGGTGATATCTTTTATGCACCAGCACGACCACTTTTTGCATAtgtttttgcaattcaaCTCCATAAGTCAAATGATAAGACAACAGCATTTCTTACTTTGTGTCATTATCCAGTTTAtctgtctttcttctcccTGCTTCCGCCTCCTTTCCAGAGAAACCTGATTCTCAAATCTGTGGAATCTTCTGGTTTTCCCCGATTTATTCTCTTTGCTTTTGCAATCTGGGACCAAATGCGAAGCAACTGTCAGAGTGAGAGTCGCACAAAAAAGGCTAACTATATGCACTCCAATAATTATTCCTGtctgctgtttcttctgctctttttctctttaCAAAGAGAGAAAGACTACCCTCCACAAATCGCTGCTTACAAACTAATAGAAAGAGATATTGCTGTAGCGAGTCGTTGGAAACTGAACACTTCGCCAGAATAAAGTCTCGTCtctttcaagaactacGCCTGGCTTCTTCTATCCTGCCAATCACCTTACGTCTATTGGGGACTGGGCTAATTTGGTTCCAGCCTGCTACCGCATTGGGAAGTCCCCTCCCTGGACCTGCATAAGTGGCTGAAAAAAGGCCCGTGCCGCAGTAGAAGCTGAGTAAGCACCGACCCATCGGCTTGGTGCTCTGGATCCAACACGTTTTTGCGAATAGTCGGATGTATCTCAGCCCTAACTGATCGAAATATGATGGATGCTTTTCGACTATAATCACAAGCCAATTCGCAATACTTCCACCGACTTTCATGCTCAAATCGTTAATTTTGCCTTTTCAAGCTGGAATCTCCTCCTGCCAAGTCGGTCTCAGCCATCGGGTCGGACTATGAGTCAGGATTTCTCATCTCCTGCATACATAAGCGTAATACAAAAATGTCAAGatagaaattgaatttttcaatcttaaatttttcacttttcaaTCCTATAACTTCACGACTCCTACCAGTCATTTCCCTACAACCATGTCCCAAACACCAGTACCTGATGAATACGACGACACCAGAATCTTGGGCTACGACCCTTTAATTCCACCTGCGTTGCTCCAGCACGAAATCAAAGCCTCTTCTCAATCTTTGGCTACTGTGATTAAAGGTCGTTACGAATCTTCGCAAATCATCTCTGGAAAGGACGACAGAGCCTTGGTCATCGTTGGTCCATGTTCGATTCACGACACTGACGCAGCCTTGGAATACGCCGCTCGTTTGCGTAAGTTAGCcgacgacttggaagaagacttggtAATTGTCATGAGAGCCTACTTGGAAAAGCCTAGAACCACTGTCGGTTGGAAGGGACTTATTAACGATCCAGATGTAGATAATTCATTCGATATCAACCGTGGTTTGCGTATTTCTCGTCAGTTGTACTCTGACTTAACCGGCAAGATGGGTTTGCCTATTGGTTCTGAAATGTTAGATACCATCTCTCCTCAATATTTCTCGGACTTTTTGTCCTTCGGTGCCATTGGTGCCAGAACTACTGAGTCACAGTTGCACAGAGAATTAGCTTCTGGACTTTCCTTCCCAATTGGTTTCAAGAACGGTACTGATGGTGGTTTGACTGTTGCCTTGGATGCTGTACAAGCCTCTTCCAAGGGCCACCACTTCATGGGTGTTACCAAGAATGGTATGGCTGCCATCACTACCACCAAGGGTAACGACAACtgtttcatcatcttgaGAGGAGGTAAGAAGATCACCAACTACGATGCTGAGTCTGTTGCTTCTGCCAAGGAAGCCATCTCCAAGTCGACCAACCCTaacatcaagttgatgatcGATTGTTCTCACGACAACTCTCAAAAGGACTACAGAAACCAACCTAAGGTGTTGGActctgttgttgaacaaatcactGCTGGTGAAGATGCCATCATTGGTGTCATGATCGAATCACACATCAACGAAGGTAAGCAAAGTATGCCTGCTGAAGGTTGTACCAAGGATTCATTGAAGTACGGTGTCTCCATCACTGATGGCTGTGTCTCTTGGGAATCCACTGTTGAAAtgttgaccaagttgtcTAACGCTGTCAAAGCTAGAAGAGCCCTCAAGGCATAAAAGTTATCATAAGTTCCaaaaattatatatatatatataggGTCTTTCCCTAATAAAGCTATTCATGTATCTAGCCGGAGCCTGAGTCAGTAGTACGGAAGATTAGAATCTCTTCTCCCTCTAACAAAAGTTAACTCTTGCATTCTTGTTTCTTTGTCTATACGGTTTATTGTCTACAGTTTTATAGTTTCTATTTAATCTATTCTTTAATCCAGGGCACTCCTTGCAATAAACTTCTCAATTGCTCATTACTAACCGGTATACTTCCATTAACCCCACTTAAAAACAGAGCAATTGCCGGATTGCTGAGTTGATACCCATGGTGTCGATTATATGGATTTCTAcccatcttcttcgtcgcCAACGGAGCATTAATTCCATACCAATCCTGGTCAAAATGCTTCACCGCGAATTTGTACTCGCTATTATCCAAATCTTCGAAGTACTTCTGCCTTCTTTCTTGGTCCAAGTCCTTGGGATCAGGCGAGTTCCCTATATACTCAACCTTTTCTAATGGAAATCTGAGGGCCCTGTGGAGATGATGGTCGAGAAATCTCGCTCTCTTGAACTCAAAGCCTACGATAGTAATCCTTTCGGGATAACGCTGGAAAACCTCGTAGAAACGACaaatcagaaagagaacGTTTTCGAAAGAATCACGGGCGAACTCCTCGGTGgttattctttctttcacttcttcaaagaaatgCTCTTGTTCATAAAGAGTTCTTGCTAGC
Protein-coding regions in this window:
- the YHC3 gene encoding vacuolar CLN3-like protein → MSLIVPESTKIFTSFFLFGLLNNILYVVILSAAIDLVGAATPKAVVLLADVVPAFIFKLTAPFFIHTISYVSRIWSLVALSSLGMLLISLTPESSIGVKVFGIVLASFSSGFGEVSFLQLTHYYNEEMSLGGFASGTGGAGLFGSFLFMFMTNILGIKVWLVLLLFALVPLGFLATFYLLLPSPGLMETELESLDRIDGELYEPKTYSLESLKLHVSKTITLITPLVLPYMLPLSSVYVSEYVINQGISPTLLFPLDDLPHWLFSTYRDIYVVYGFLYQLGVFISRSSMNFGIRIKQLYALSLLQFANVVITLYQSVYDAPFSSIWPLMGLIFYEGLLGGFSYVNTFMSVSEDIPKTEREFSMGCVSISDSLGIVLAGCINWWLETKLCGLQVQRGRDWCSKGSSF
- the ARO4 gene encoding 3-deoxy-D-arabino-heptulosonate 7-phosphate (DAHP) synthase isoenzyme, with protein sequence MSQTPVPDEYDDTRILGYDPLIPPALLQHEIKASSQSLATVIKGRYESSQIISGKDDRALVIVGPCSIHDTDAALEYAARLRKLADDLEEDLVIVMRAYLEKPRTTVGWKGLINDPDVDNSFDINRGLRISRQLYSDLTGKMGLPIGSEMLDTISPQYFSDFLSFGAIGARTTESQLHRELASGLSFPIGFKNGTDGGLTVALDAVQASSKGHHFMGVTKNGMAAITTTKGNDNCFIILRGGKKITNYDAESVASAKEAISKSTNPNIKLMIDCSHDNSQKDYRNQPKVLDSVVEQITAGEDAIIGVMIESHINEGKQSMPAEGCTKDSLKYGVSITDGCVSWESTVEMLTKLSNAVKARRALKA